From Camelina sativa cultivar DH55 chromosome 7, Cs, whole genome shotgun sequence, one genomic window encodes:
- the LOC104701390 gene encoding protein SIEVE ELEMENT OCCLUSION C, with protein sequence MNFRSDISALNEDIIVEQLLRSHDPDGRWLDSEMLLQEVETILSFVLQNDVPRPLMTENCITNVQVFDSKETLPYAISRISVQMLCPCMGENKIQTRTMALFDLLKEYRWDAKAVLVLGVLAATFGGLLLPVHLAFCDPVAASIATLNQLPVERTKFRPWLESLRLLVKAMVDVSKCIIKFERLPIKQVQLDNNIVGKTLSNVYLATYRVVKSALACLQQIPYFKQTQQATETRKAAQELSTESRRAVGELSSLGYQLLSLHTRLSKQIEDCSTQIEEEINQKLRNINTGTHQDNQDVLHLLFSLQDDLPLQQYSRQIAITELKEKVILLLLSQPPVEPLFFLLQQLYDHPSNTNTEQNYEIIWVPIPSYQKWTDEEKEIFDFYSNSLPWISVRQPWLMSSTIVNFFKREWHYGNDEAMVVVMDTNGEFVNMNAMDMVLIWGVQAYPFSVTREDELWEEHGWSMQLLLDGIHPAFETWVKQGREICIFGSENLDWVDEFVSLARKIQNLGFQLELVYLSNERTKAMEESSILFSPTVEQLFWLRLESIERSKVKRIESSKRPDRVFEEVTKLLDFDYGEHKGWGIIGKGSEAVTVDGEKLTERMRKIVRWGEYAKGLGFTEAIEIAAEKPCELSHTVVVPFEEALTVRVVTCEKCKRPMKKFVAYQ encoded by the exons ATGAATTTCCGAAGCGACATCTCTGCTCTGAATGAAGACATCATAGTTGAGCAGCTACTTCGTAGCCATGATCCAGATGGTCGCTGGCTTGATTCCGAAATGCTGCTTCAGGAAGTGGAAACCATCTTGagttttgttcttcaaaatgaT GTTCCTAGACCGCTTATGACAGAGAATTGTATCACCAACGTTCAAGTTTTTGACTCGAAGGAAACACTACCATATGCTATCTCCAGAATCTCTGTTCAG ATGCTTTGTCCTTGCATGGGGGAAAATAAGATCCAGACAAGAACAATGGCTTTGTTTGATCTTCTGAAAGAATACAGATGGGATGCAAAAGCTGTATTAGTACTTGGAGTCCTTGCTGCAACATTTGGAGGACTATTGCTACCAGTTCATCTAGCCTTCTGTGATCCCGTCGCAGCATCAATTGCAACACTCAACCAGTTGCCTGTTGAGAGAACCAAGTTCAGACCATGGTTAGAATCTCTGAGGTTGCTCGTTAAAGCAATGGTGGATGTAAGCAAATGCATAATTAAATTCGAAAGACTACCAATTAAACAAGTGCAGCTAGACAACAACATTGTGGGGAAAACCTTGTCTAATGTCTATTTAGCTACTTACCGGGTTGTCAAAAGTGCACTTGCATGCCTGCAGCAAATCCCTTATTTCAAGCAAACCCAGCAG GCAACAGAAACAAGGAAAGCAGCACAGGAACTTTCAACGGAGTCAAGAAGAGCAGTAGGGGAACTTTCTAGTTTGGGATATCAATTACTCAGCCTCCATACCCGCCTCAGCAAGCAGATAGAAGATTGCAGCACACAAATAG AGGAAGAAATCAATCAAAAGCTTAGAAACATTAACACAGGCACTCATCAAGACAACCAAGACGTACTCCACCTACTTTTTTCTCTACAAGATGATTTACCACTTCAACAATACTCCAGACAA ATAGCTATAACAGAGCTGAAAGAAAAGGTAATACTGCTGCTACTATCACAGCCACCAGTAGAACCACTTTTCTTCCTGCTTCAACAGTTATACGATCATCCATCCAACACCAACACAGAACAAAACTACGAAATCATATGGGTTCCGATACCATCCTACCAAAAATGGACAGACGAAGAGAAAGAAATCTTCGATTTCTACTCCAATTCCTTACCATGGATATCAGTAAGGCAACCATGGTTAATGAGCTCCACAATAGTCAACTTTTTCAAACGAGAATGGCATTACGGCAACGACGAAGcaatggtggtggtgatggatACTAACGGGGAGTTTGTGAACATGAATGCCATGGATATGGTGTTGATATGGGGTGTTCAAGCATATCCATTCTCAGTAACTAGAGAAGATGAGCTTTGGGAAGAACATGGATGGTCTATGCAGCTCTTGCTTGATGGCATTCACCCTGCATTTGAAACTTGG GTGAAACAAGGAAGAGAGATTTGCATATTCGGAAGCGAGAACTTGGATTGGGTTGATGAGTTTGTGTCACTAGCAAGAAAGATTCAAAATCTAGGGTTCCAATTAGAACTTGTTTACCTGAGCAACGAGCGAACCAAAGCCATGGAAGAGAGCTCAATCTTGTTCAGTCCTACAGTAGAACAACTCTTCTGGCTAAGATTAGAAAGCATCGAACGATCAAAAGTCAAGCGAATCGAATCGTCGAAACGACCTGATCGTGTTTTCGAAGAAGTTACGAAACTTCTCGACTTCGATTACGGTGAACACAAGGGTTGGGGGATCATCGGAAAGGGATCAGAAGCGGTGACTGTTGACGGAGAGAAGCTGACGGAGAGGATGAGGAAGATTGTGCGGTGGGGTGAGTACGCTAAGGGATTGGGTTTTACGGAGGCGATTGAAATCGCGGCGGAGAAGCCGTGTGAACTGAGTCACACGGTGGTTGTTCCGTTTGAAGAAGCGTTGACGGTGAGAGTTGTCACGTGCGAGAAATGTAAGCGGCCAATGAAGAAGTTTGTTGCGTATCAGTAA
- the LOC104701391 gene encoding E3 ubiquitin-protein ligase RGLG2-like isoform X1, translating into MLEVLQAIVLFILFWVWLSWMGGSSSKEPTRGGTDRRYERSVSGSSSAWGDYGDQNSSYHTPNHPSASPVSSSYNSGRRTPKTLERKYSRIADNYRSIDEVTAALSHAGLESSNLIVGIDVTKSNEWTGARSFGRKSLHYIGTTPNPYQQAISIIGKTLSVFDEDNLIPCYGFGDATTHDQDVFSFNPNDTFCNGFEEVLTCYREIVPQLHLSGPTSFAPIIERAMTIVEESGGQYHVLLIIADGQVTRSVDTENGGFSPQEQRTIDAIVRASEYPLSIVLVGVGDGPWDTMRQFDDNIPARTFDNFQFVNFTDIMSKNIDPARKEAEFALSALMEIPSQYKATLELGLLGQRTGHSPNRIALAPPTYATQAMRNSPRTSRSTSFNRPYDDSGISSATPSTARNEGQQQVCPVCLMSPKNMAFNCGHQTCSECGKDLTVCPICRSSISVRIKLY; encoded by the exons ATGCTTGAAGTGTTGCAGGCGATTGTGTTGTTCATCTTGTTCTGGGTTTGGTTGTCTTGGATGGGAGGAAGTAGTTCGAAAGAGCCGACTAGAGGAGGAACTGATCGGAGGTATGAACGTAGTGTGTCTGGGAGCTCGTCTGCTTGGGGGGATTATGGAGACCAGAACAGCTCTTATCACACACCAAACCATCCATCTGCCTCTCCTGTCTCTTCCTCCTACAATTCCGGGAGACGAACTCCCAAGACTCTTGAGAGGAAGTATTCACGGATTGCTGATAACTACCGTTCAATTGATGAG GTTACCGCTGCTCTTTCACATGCCGGTTTGGAGTCCTCGAATCTGATTGTTGGTATTGATGTCACCAAGAGCAACGAATGGACAG GGGCGAGATCATTTGGTAGGAAGAGCCTGCATTACATTGGAACAACCCCAAACCCTTACCAGCAAGCTATTTCCATCATCGGGAAGACTTTATCAGTTTTCGATGAGGATAATTTGATCCCCTGCTATGGATTTGGAGATG CTACTACCCATGATCAAGATGTCTTCAGTTTCAATCCAAATGATACATTTTGTAACGGATTTGAAGAAGTCCTTACGTGTTATAGAGAGATCGTTCCCCAGCTTCACCTCTCAG GTCCGACATCTTTTGCACCCATCATTGAAAGGGCCATGACAATTGTGGAAGAAAGTGGCGGCCAGTACCATGTTCTTCTCATTATCGCTGATGGTCAG GTGACAAGAAGTGTTGATACAGAGAACGGTGGATTCAGTCCACAAGAGCAGCGCACTATTGATGCTATTGTAAGAGcaag TGAATATCCTTTGTCAATAGTTCTTGTTGGTGTTGGAGATGGTCCCTGGGACACCATGAGACAGTTTGATGACAACATCCCTGCTCGTACCTTTGACAATTTCCAG TTTGTGAATTTCACGGATATTATGTCAAAGAACATTGATCCAGCAAGAAAAGAGGCAGAATTTGCGCTCTCCGCCTTGATGGAGATCCCGTCTCAGTATAAAGCCACCCTTGAGCTAGGCTTACTCGG ACAAAGAACTGGACATAGTCCAAACAGGATTGCGCTTGCACCACCAACATATGCTACTCAAGCTATGCGCAACAGCCCAAGAACTTCCAGATCAACCAGTTTTAACAGACCATATGATGATAGTGGTATTTCCTCTGCAACACCTTCAACTGCTCGTAATGAGGGCCAG CAACAGGTTTGCCCCGTATGTCTAATGAGTCCAAAGAACATGGCTTTCAACTGTGGTCATCAG ACTTGCTCAGAATGTGGGAAAGACCTCACTGTTTGCCCCATTTGCCGGAGCTCAATCTCCGTTCGTATCAAGCTTTATTAA
- the LOC104701391 gene encoding E3 ubiquitin-protein ligase RGLG2-like isoform X2, with product MGGSSSKEPTRGGTDRRYERSVSGSSSAWGDYGDQNSSYHTPNHPSASPVSSSYNSGRRTPKTLERKYSRIADNYRSIDEVTAALSHAGLESSNLIVGIDVTKSNEWTGARSFGRKSLHYIGTTPNPYQQAISIIGKTLSVFDEDNLIPCYGFGDATTHDQDVFSFNPNDTFCNGFEEVLTCYREIVPQLHLSGPTSFAPIIERAMTIVEESGGQYHVLLIIADGQVTRSVDTENGGFSPQEQRTIDAIVRASEYPLSIVLVGVGDGPWDTMRQFDDNIPARTFDNFQFVNFTDIMSKNIDPARKEAEFALSALMEIPSQYKATLELGLLGQRTGHSPNRIALAPPTYATQAMRNSPRTSRSTSFNRPYDDSGISSATPSTARNEGQQQVCPVCLMSPKNMAFNCGHQTCSECGKDLTVCPICRSSISVRIKLY from the exons ATGGGAGGAAGTAGTTCGAAAGAGCCGACTAGAGGAGGAACTGATCGGAGGTATGAACGTAGTGTGTCTGGGAGCTCGTCTGCTTGGGGGGATTATGGAGACCAGAACAGCTCTTATCACACACCAAACCATCCATCTGCCTCTCCTGTCTCTTCCTCCTACAATTCCGGGAGACGAACTCCCAAGACTCTTGAGAGGAAGTATTCACGGATTGCTGATAACTACCGTTCAATTGATGAG GTTACCGCTGCTCTTTCACATGCCGGTTTGGAGTCCTCGAATCTGATTGTTGGTATTGATGTCACCAAGAGCAACGAATGGACAG GGGCGAGATCATTTGGTAGGAAGAGCCTGCATTACATTGGAACAACCCCAAACCCTTACCAGCAAGCTATTTCCATCATCGGGAAGACTTTATCAGTTTTCGATGAGGATAATTTGATCCCCTGCTATGGATTTGGAGATG CTACTACCCATGATCAAGATGTCTTCAGTTTCAATCCAAATGATACATTTTGTAACGGATTTGAAGAAGTCCTTACGTGTTATAGAGAGATCGTTCCCCAGCTTCACCTCTCAG GTCCGACATCTTTTGCACCCATCATTGAAAGGGCCATGACAATTGTGGAAGAAAGTGGCGGCCAGTACCATGTTCTTCTCATTATCGCTGATGGTCAG GTGACAAGAAGTGTTGATACAGAGAACGGTGGATTCAGTCCACAAGAGCAGCGCACTATTGATGCTATTGTAAGAGcaag TGAATATCCTTTGTCAATAGTTCTTGTTGGTGTTGGAGATGGTCCCTGGGACACCATGAGACAGTTTGATGACAACATCCCTGCTCGTACCTTTGACAATTTCCAG TTTGTGAATTTCACGGATATTATGTCAAAGAACATTGATCCAGCAAGAAAAGAGGCAGAATTTGCGCTCTCCGCCTTGATGGAGATCCCGTCTCAGTATAAAGCCACCCTTGAGCTAGGCTTACTCGG ACAAAGAACTGGACATAGTCCAAACAGGATTGCGCTTGCACCACCAACATATGCTACTCAAGCTATGCGCAACAGCCCAAGAACTTCCAGATCAACCAGTTTTAACAGACCATATGATGATAGTGGTATTTCCTCTGCAACACCTTCAACTGCTCGTAATGAGGGCCAG CAACAGGTTTGCCCCGTATGTCTAATGAGTCCAAAGAACATGGCTTTCAACTGTGGTCATCAG ACTTGCTCAGAATGTGGGAAAGACCTCACTGTTTGCCCCATTTGCCGGAGCTCAATCTCCGTTCGTATCAAGCTTTATTAA